The following coding sequences lie in one Vanessa atalanta chromosome 1, ilVanAtal1.2, whole genome shotgun sequence genomic window:
- the LOC125064165 gene encoding G2/mitotic-specific cyclin-B yields MDIQVRRQRMVQIQDQENVYSKKINVVIPTKRQGLAVRGALGELNTNVQVQRDVNVGKVAVAAAEFEKKATRGIVRSNYSHVQSKVNTGLAAKTVIQPSSRPPLRREESTAALAARAVVRTRAALKDVQNKPHYVKESNPLQAKKVTQDIKKPSKLISLKDNVKESKGLLRSIPKEPTESLGKLKLGENDDNVSLGKQENVDVKILSPPKLPEDIEDIDASDKNSPLLMSIYIKDIYKYLTHLEEKYPIEEDHLRKQSVITGKMRATLIDWLAEVQRQFSFVLETFHLTVGIIDRYLQVVPNVQRNQLQLVGVTAMFIASKYEEIHVPDVSDFVYVTDNAYSKSDVFQCEREIMSKLGFCLARPIPLSFLRRFVKAAHGTSKNHHLAKYFVDLSLVEYSMAHYRPSELAASAICLSLYLLSSKKLSEVWTPTLSYYSGYSLEHIVPIMVKIAKIVISVENSKHKAVYNMYSDTTVAKVSSLPQLKGDAIYELTKITSC; encoded by the exons ATGGACATCCAGGTCAGAAGGCAACGTATG GTGCAGATTCAGGACCAAGAAAATGtatattccaaaaaaattaatgttgttATACCAACGAAACGGCAAGGTTTGGCTGTTCGGGGTGCTCTGGGAGAACTGAATACTAATGTACAAGTACAACGCGATGTAAATGTTGGCAAAGTAGCCGTAGCTGCAGCCGAATTTGAGAAGAAAGCTACCCGTGGTATTGTAAGAAG TAACTACAGTCATGTGCAATCAAAAGTGAACACTGGGTTGGCTGCTAAAACAGTTATTCAGCCTTCTTCAAGACCCCCATTGAGACGCGAAGAAAGCACTGCGGCATTGGCTGCCCGTGCTGTTGTGAGGACCAGG GCTGCTCTGAAAGATGTTCAAAATAAGCCTCATTATGTAAAGGAATCAAACCCACTACAAGCTAAGAAAGTCACTCAGGATATCAAAAAGCCTTCTAAGTTGATTTCTCTTAAAGATAATGTTAAGGAAAGTAAAGGCTTGCTAAGATCAATCCCCAAAGAGCCTACAGAGTCTCTGGGTAAGCTTAAATTAGGTGAAAATGATGACAATGTATCATTGGGAAAGCAAGAAAATGTTGATGTTAAAATACTTTCTCCACCGAAATTACCGGAGGACATTGAAGACATTGATGCCAGCGACAAAAACAGCCCCTTACTCATGTCAATTTATATCAAAGATATTTATAAGTACCTAACACATCTAGAGGAAAAATATCCAATTGAAGAAGATCACTTAAGAAAGCag tctgtGATCACCGGTAAAATGAGGGCTACTTTGATAGACTGGCTGGCAGAGGTTCAGAGACAATTTTCGTTTGTGTTAGAAACATTCCATTTGACTGTTGGAATAATTGATCGTTATTTACAG GTGGTGCCGAATGTGCAAAGGAATCAGTTGCAACTTGTAGGTGTAACAGCGATGTTTATTGCTAGTAAATATGAAGAGATCCATGTTCCGGATGTGAGTGATTTTGTCTATGTGACGGACAATGCATACTCAAAGTCTGATGTCTTCCAGTGTGAGAGGGAAATCATGTCGAAGCTTGGCTTCTGTCTTGCAAGACCGATACCTTTGAGCTTTTTGAGAcg ATTCGTGAAAGCCGCGCACGGTACATCCAAAAATCACCACTTGGCCAAGTACTTCGTTGATCTGAGTCTCGTAGAGTACTCCATGGCTCATTACAGGCCGTCAGAACTAGCTGCTTCCGCGATTTGCCTCTCGTTGTACCTGCTTTCTAGTAAAAAACTATCCGAAGTCTGGACACCTACATTATCGTATTACTCTGGTTATAGTTTAGAGCACATTGTCCCCATTATGGTGAAGATAGCTAAAATTGTAATAAGTGTTGAGAATTCGAAACATAAAGCGGTGTACAACATGTATTCAGACACGACGGTTGCGAAGGTGTCCAGCCTACCTCAGTTGAAAGGAGACGCGATATATGAGTTAACTAAAATCACTTCATGTTAA
- the LOC125065508 gene encoding guanylate kinase isoform X2: protein MVHKGIRPLVFCGPSGSGKSTLLKRLLKEFPDKFGFSVSHTTRKPRPGEKDGVHYHFTVKDEMVAAVERGEFIETTTFSGNMYGTSKRAIEDVHRTGKTCILDIDIEGVKQIKTTDLEPLLVFVMPPSIEELERRLRARNTEQEDALKKRLEVARKEIEFGQDPRNCHIIIVNDNLIKAYAELREFVVKNVKDDKPESNPSQE from the exons ATGGTGCATAAAGGCATTCGTCCTTTAGTTTTTTGCGGACCATCGGGATCAGGAAAAAGTACATTGCTGAAACGCCTTCTCAAAGAATTTCCCGATAAATTTGGATTCAGCGTGTCGCATACAACGAGAAAACCTCGACCTGGTGAAAAAGACGGTGTTCATTATCATTTCACAGTCAAAGATGAGATGGTTGCTGCTGTTGAGAGGGGAGAATTTATAGAAACGACTACATTCAGTGGAAATATGTATGGAACAAG cAAACGAGCTATTGAAGATGTACACCGCACTGGGAAAACTTGCATACTTGATATTGATATTGAAGgtgtgaaacaaataaaaaccacTGACTTGGAGCCATTGCTGGTTTTCGTGATGCCACCCTCTATTGAAGAACTAGAGCGACGTTTACGAGCTCGTAACACTGAACAAGAGGATGCTTTAAAGAAGCGATTGGAAGTTGCCCGTAAAGAGATTGAATTTG GTCAAGACCCGAGAAACTGCCACATTATTATTGTCAATGACAATCTGATTAAAGCTTACGCTGAACTGCGGGAATTCGTTGTGAAGAATGTGAAGGATGACAAACCAG AATCCAATCCATCACAGGAGTGA
- the LOC125065508 gene encoding guanylate kinase isoform X1 yields MVHKGIRPLVFCGPSGSGKSTLLKRLLKEFPDKFGFSVSHTTRKPRPGEKDGVHYHFTVKDEMVAAVERGEFIETTTFSGNMYGTSKRAIEDVHRTGKTCILDIDIEGVKQIKTTDLEPLLVFVMPPSIEELERRLRARNTEQEDALKKRLEVARKEIEFGQDPRNCHIIIVNDNLIKAYAELREFVVKNVKDDKPDRRSLVLLRR; encoded by the exons ATGGTGCATAAAGGCATTCGTCCTTTAGTTTTTTGCGGACCATCGGGATCAGGAAAAAGTACATTGCTGAAACGCCTTCTCAAAGAATTTCCCGATAAATTTGGATTCAGCGTGTCGCATACAACGAGAAAACCTCGACCTGGTGAAAAAGACGGTGTTCATTATCATTTCACAGTCAAAGATGAGATGGTTGCTGCTGTTGAGAGGGGAGAATTTATAGAAACGACTACATTCAGTGGAAATATGTATGGAACAAG cAAACGAGCTATTGAAGATGTACACCGCACTGGGAAAACTTGCATACTTGATATTGATATTGAAGgtgtgaaacaaataaaaaccacTGACTTGGAGCCATTGCTGGTTTTCGTGATGCCACCCTCTATTGAAGAACTAGAGCGACGTTTACGAGCTCGTAACACTGAACAAGAGGATGCTTTAAAGAAGCGATTGGAAGTTGCCCGTAAAGAGATTGAATTTG GTCAAGACCCGAGAAACTGCCACATTATTATTGTCAATGACAATCTGATTAAAGCTTACGCTGAACTGCGGGAATTCGTTGTGAAGAATGTGAAGGATGACAAACCAG ATCGAAGGAGCTTGGTACTACTGCGccgatga
- the LOC125064547 gene encoding uncharacterized protein LOC125064547, whose product MGGNISKSSTETAALTQKNDLDKDTSNNSDPRSPTPEITRTPLQNKNGAKHNITKNVDLRKTFENGKTEEKLIHNNPILSAVIKNHLQSYDPRSPTQDFERTPIVLSSKIEDNQKLIKENNFGSPCLNNDTMENNNYDSSFEINDAKPSLAVPKNLCDGFYDMTLNGTLNETEEPLGSSTASNEVIQNNISKECAEPPQLLETDFEYIETGTETFEDSEEHIEFNNKDYETPDYDVKNVPLFKILQEDPRSPSIGIERTPIVVSKIEEDVSEENVEEMSDDSLLKVLQTTKSEPQQNEEQDGILIYEDESITLDKTPKKSKSASNSGSRTPLSCMKNKADSTHARSKSTNTLYDSINQKVTKSQKRISHIPRLKSLTKQSSYIGSESSLSLKTISKTTAISGDCENTPPHSHRDRWDKDNSIVL is encoded by the exons ATGGGAGGGAACATAAGTAAATCAAGCACTGAGACGGCTGCACTCACGCAAAAAAACGACTTGGACAAGGACACTAGTAATAACTCCGATCCTCGATCTCCAACGCCTGAAATAACTCGGACTCCTCTACAG AATAAGAATGGAGCCAAACATAACATAACGAAGAATGTTGATTTGCGGAAGACTTTTGAAAACGGTAAAACAGAAGAAAAACTTATACACAACAATCCCATTTTATCAgctgttattaaaaatcactTGCAATCTTATGATCCACGTTCTCCAACTCAAGATTTCGAAAGAACACCTATAGTCCTTTCATCTAAAATTGAAGACAATCAAAaactaattaaagaaaataactttGGGAGTCCTTGCCTCAATAATGATACcatggaaaataataattatgattcttCCTTTGAGATTAATGATGCTAAACCAAGCTTAGCAGTGCCCAAAAACTTGTGTGATGGTTTTTATGACATGACATTAAATGGAACACTAAATGAGACTGAAGAGCCTTTAGGATCTTCTACTGCTTCCAATGAAGTTATTCAGAATAATATATCCAAGGAATGTGCAGAGCCACCACAACTTTTAGAAACAGACTTTGAATACATAGAAACTGGAACCGAAACATTTGAAGATAGTGAAGAGCATATTGAGTTTAACAACAAAGATTATGAAACACCAGACTATGATGTTAAAAATGTTCCACTCTTTAAGATTCTACAAGAAGATCCTAGGTCCCCAAGTATTGGTATAGAGCGAACTCCTATAGTAGTCTCTAAAATTGAAGAAGATGTAAGCGAAGAAAATGTTGAAGAAATGTCAGATGACTCTCTCCTAAAAGTATTGCAGACTACAAAATCAGAGCCCCAACAGAATGAGGAACAAgatggaattttaatatatgaggATGAATCCATCACTCTTGACAAGACACCAAAAAAATCAAAGTCAGCTAGCAACAGTGGATCCAGAACTCCTTTATCTTGCATGAAAAATAAAGCTGACTCAACACATGCTAGATCCAAATCTACTAACACACTTTATGATTCTATAAACCAAAAAGTGACTAAGTCACAGAAAAGAATTTCACACATTCCAAGACTCAAATCCTTGACGAAACAGTCTTCTTACATTGGTTCAGAAAGTAGCCTTTCATTGAAAACTATCTCGAAGACAACGGCTATTAGCGGTGATTGTGAAAACACACCACCCCACTCGCATCGTGATAGATGGGACAAAGACAATAGTATTGTTCTGTGA